GTCCAGAGACTTCGTCTTTCGAGCCTCAGCACCGGGCACCTGAACAATCTCTTGATTGTTCTCGACGAACCCGCCAGCGGTTTGCACCAGAGCGATGTCGAAGCCCTCTGGAAAGTTTTAAAGAAGGTGCAGTCCCGCGGCAACACGCTTGTCCTCATCGACCACAATCCCGCCCTCATCAAGAAAGCCGACTGGATCATTGAAATGGGTCCTGGCGCCGGCGAAAAGGGCGGCGAAATATTGTTGCAAGGAACCGCGAAAGAAGTTCTCGGCAATCCGGTATCGCCCACAGGGAATTGGATCCGCTTGCTCGACGAGAAAAGGAGATTCCCGGTCGAGCCGGGAATGACAAAGGGCAAGTCGGGAAAGACATCCGCAAAGAAAGCAGCGACTATCGATGTCGAAGACTTCGCAATGTTCGACATGCAGCCGGTCACCGCACATTTCCCGGTGCAAAAGTTCAGCGTCATCACAGGTCAGAGCGGTAGCGGCAAGTCCACCATTTTCTTCAGGAACCTCGCCCCACGTGCATCCAAGGGCGAATTCGAAAGTCTCGGCATCCAAGCTCTATCGATTCTTTCGACAGGTGATTTCCACGGAAACCGCCGCAGTACCGTCGCCTCGGCCATCAACCTGAACACGATTCTCCGCGACCTTTTCGCGAAGCTCCCCGAAAGCAAGGTCCGCGGCTACACCGCTAGCAAATTCGCGACGCACGCCCCCGGGGGCCGCTGCGAAAACTGCAAGGGCGAAGGCGTTATCCTCGACCCCGCGGGCTACGAAGAGTCCGAATGCCCCGTATGCCTCGGCAGACGCTTCAAAGACGAAATTCTCGAAGTCCGTTTCAAGTCGCTTTCCATTGCCGACATCTATGACCTAGAAGTCGGCGACGCCTACAAATTGTTCATTAATATGAAGCCTTTCGCCGACAAGCTCAAGCCGCTCGTAGACACTGGCCTCGACTACCTGAAACTCGGACAAACCACGTCGCACCTTTCCGGCGGCGAACGCGCCAGGCTCCGCCTTTCCATTGCGCTCGCCCGAGCCAAGGCGCCGAATACGCTTTTCCTTTTCGACGAACCCGCCCGCGGCCTCCATCAAAAAGACATCCAGCATCTACTCAACCTGATTCGCGGCCTCACCGAAGCGGGCCACACCGTCATCGCCATCGAACATGCGCAAGACTTCGTGAACGCCGCCGATTACGTGGTTGAACTTTCGCGCAAGTAACGCGCGATTTATTTTCGATTTTACTTCAGAGATTTCTTCGCGGTTTCCAGCGTTTCAATCACCTTGTCGCACCAGGCGTCGAATTCGGGATCTTCTTTCTGGAATTCCGGATGGGCTAGCACGTTTGCGATAGTGCGGCGGATTCCCTCATCAAAGCGGACTTCGGCGCGAAAATTCGACACGGCACGCTTGAGTTTGGAATTGTCAAACACCACGGAGTTCGCCTTGTCGCCGATGAGGCTCCCAGTCAAATCGTAGTCACTTACATCCGCAAGGAACTGCGAAGACACGTAGTAGGGCTTGAGTTCAACACCCAGCGCATCGGCAACCGCCTTGTAAATCTGGTTCCAAGTGAGCGTTTCGTCACTCGTAAT
This portion of the uncultured Fibrobacter sp. genome encodes:
- a CDS encoding ABC transporter, producing MPDFISIRGCRLHNLKNIDAQFPLGKITVVCGPSGCGKSTLVLDTLHGESKRRYLETLSPFAAELLGGRRIIPLDSAEGLPASLAVGPSHGETPAKAYALSISECDSTLRALFAAYAKPACPICGKPMESLSREDMIREIASLPQGSKLQFFARVDAEKRANLDKLAAVFLAQGFTRAMADDVSYSLADLTENEKKIVPKEFFIVVDRVIVRENTRTRIAEAVDGVLKLTHGELILDINGSRKLFSTVPRCPEHGAQLSRPLAPEDLSPYSRTSVCEKCGGTGIIEDGDNSEECPDCKGLRLKQNFLNAAIESNSSENEPRKIRTTWQDILSTPFAELESRLHALFDNRLSAKQQPAFRTLIDRIQAIVDLNIGYLTAGRAGATLSGGEVQRLRLSSLSTGHLNNLLIVLDEPASGLHQSDVEALWKVLKKVQSRGNTLVLIDHNPALIKKADWIIEMGPGAGEKGGEILLQGTAKEVLGNPVSPTGNWIRLLDEKRRFPVEPGMTKGKSGKTSAKKAATIDVEDFAMFDMQPVTAHFPVQKFSVITGQSGSGKSTIFFRNLAPRASKGEFESLGIQALSILSTGDFHGNRRSTVASAINLNTILRDLFAKLPESKVRGYTASKFATHAPGGRCENCKGEGVILDPAGYEESECPVCLGRRFKDEILEVRFKSLSIADIYDLEVGDAYKLFINMKPFADKLKPLVDTGLDYLKLGQTTSHLSGGERARLRLSIALARAKAPNTLFLFDEPARGLHQKDIQHLLNLIRGLTEAGHTVIAIEHAQDFVNAADYVVELSRK